The DNA region tggtaaggaaacatgaaaccatgctagaaatcccttgtCATACTTGAGTAAGATCTGGGTTTTgttgtttggatatggtgacatataatcctccctctacttggacctatgatgatgtgtggtataattagggaccaaacatatctctcttcatgagcaactaaccaaagaattggctattgatcaagatctgagagagtGAGTCACCAAGTGATtgggactcaatcaatcatgattgccaagaggtcaatgagttgtatGATTGAAGACGACAtaagctggatttaatccaaagagacaacatctcctaatCTCAATGAATCCCCCTATTCTCatcttccacattctttatagctttcttctATATTCTgcaaatccccattcccattaaCAATTAAGTTATTTAATCTTCTAccctttacattcttgccatttctatttctgcactttactgcttttctttatcttttaggCATTTATATTTCTGCCCATTTATAATTCTATAATCACAATCCATTCTGTTTAGCTTGACaaattcaccaattgattaaagtTACTCAAATCtatcaatctctgtggatacgatcccactccactgtgggttaatacttgacgataattttggtgcacttgccaaaagaacggattcatcattTTCGTGTGGGGGGTGAAATCCAGTCATCAGCCTTATTCAGAGTGCATGTCAATGTAAAATTGAAAGATAAAACATtgaaaaatgtgattaatatcaCTACCTATGGTATTAACAATAAATAACTACTCTCTGGCTAGTAATGTACAGAACATGGACATCTATATTTAGCCACATTGATCACAATGAGGTTCAATACGAGGTGAATTTAATTTGTTGAGACAGTGATCAATTTCTAGAGTTACAATATAGAGAAAAAATGAAGCCACTCTGATCACAATGAGGTTCTAATTTGTATTTCAGACACCAAGACTCCAAGATTATACTTTAGAATCTGTTGATCTGTTTTCGCATAAAATCTATGTTGGCATTTTGCAAATGATGTTCTTCTCTACTTTGgtggtttaagtttggtgttgtgcaGGACTGGGCCCcgcaaattttttgttacactcACTGGTGGAtaataaagattttgaatttattaatgttATATACGATTTTCGTTTATGGAATTAACAACATTACTATTAATACCaagtataaataaaaatgttcacatggaaaataaaagaaagaagaaaacaaagcaTAAAACAGCATCGTAAATTGAATTGGAAATTTTAGTACATCATACAGTGATGATCAAATATCATGTTCAGCTGAAAACCAAACGTAACATTAAACAGAAAGACTAAGCCTAGATAAAATTGGAACAGGAAACTAAGAGAGCTAATAATATAGTGGGGTTATGTTCAGCGAAACTAAACTAGAAGCACATCAGACATAATATTCTCCTAGATACCAAATTTCACAAAATCGTCTAGCTTTCTCACGTGCAACAGGATCCAAATCCTCCTTCCAGAATGGCTTTTTGTTGAGATCAAAATCCTTTACCGCAACCTGAATTTCTGGTGATTCAGTTATAGAGCGAACATATCCTTTCTTTTGAAAAAACTTTGTAATATATTGCTCTATGATAAATTGTTTTCGACGTGGCCACTCAAACTCACATGCTGGCTTGGTTTTAACGCTTGTCTACATAgataaaaaaatgcattgatttATCTACAGTGTTATTTACAGGTGCTAGCAAACAATTTTGGAAATAGTAAAAAGGAAATAACAATTTATCTGTGTTACCTTTAGATCCATTAATATAACATTCGCATCCCAGTCAgaagaaatagtaaaatatagAAACCCATGCCTTTGCAGATACTGCACGCTAAGTATATATATCTCCTACAAGTTTCTAACTAGACCGAATAACTATAGAGAATTATTAAATGGTAACATCATGTTAAATTGGATAACAAAGTGCAAATAGAATATTAAAGACAGCAAACCTCTATACTAGAACCCATAGCAGAAGATGGGGCACTAGTGTAGAATGCATGTGAGAAGGGCGACTTTTCATAGATATTGGTGTGAGCATTGAGTGCTATCAGCCAAGAATGCGCATTAATCTTGTTACACCAAATATCGAAGGCTACATCAAGTGTGTGTTGCAACGAGGAGAATGGAGGATCAGAAGCCATCTTTGATGCAAACTTGATGCTTCCACAGCATTCAAGCAAGTCACGTTCTTCCATAGTAATCTAGGTTGAATCATTTCTGCAAGGTCGTGTGATTGTCATTTTGTGTGACTTAAATagtaacaaatacatcaagatttaaaagcataattggtcatattttttataattaggaCAATTAATCATATTCATATAAACaaatcaaaaattgaaaaatcacTGGAATATACTAACAAAAAATTACTTCTCATTCACTTCACACCCAAATTCAAATCATGCTCCTTATCAGAAGGAGTTAAACTATACTAACATACTATCATTGTATATAGAAGTAGCCATCAAAACTAAGAGTTAAAGATAGAATTCAAGACAAAATTAAAACCTGACAATGaataaattttgcatgttctttattatttgtatttcttacctttttattttttactatttatttatggtagagttaaattttaatttacataCTTAAGAATACAGACACAAGAGTCATAACAATCATCACCAAACTATTAAAAGAGAATTCACCGCTACAATAATGATCCATCATATATGTGAATAAAATATAACTGAcataaaatgtaatttttagtcataagtaatttataaaattagtttatttttgtACTCTTTTGTATTCTTcttataattttaacatatataacATGGATCATTATTATTGTAGCATTGAAGTCTCTTCTAATAATTTGATGATGATTGTAGTGACTATTGTATCTGCACTCTCAAGTAAGCATCCCAAATAGAATCAAAATTTAACTCTaccataaataaataataaagaataaaaggataataaATACAAAGATAAGCACCATAAATAAATAGGAATGAATAAATTGCATTTGGCTAGAAAGAACATCGACGGAAATAATGTGCAtggtaaaaatgaaaaaaagagtgAAAGTGTAAATCATGATCTGCATCTAATTTTTATCCCGCTAATAAACAACATAACCACGTTGAGAAACTACTATTTAATCAAGAATCGAAAATGGACCACTTTGGCAGAATGTGTGAAAATTGTAAATCATGAATcgcatctaaaattaaataattaacataccTTAGTAATTTTCAGTGGCAGCACTGGGAAGGAGGGAGAAGAAACTAACTATCaggattcttgaaaaaaaattgcaccCTAATATTTATCTGAGGTTAACTACGgtttaaatttaagaaaaagatgaactgcataaaaatattttaaaagggtTGGAGGGAATGACCAAATTAAGCGCGGAATTGGAAGTGAACATCATTCCATTTTGTCACAGTGATCATTGGGTATGTGACAAATGAGAAAACCCATCTTAAATTGGCCACGGACAAACGAGAACGTCGGAAAACTTCATAAAATTTGGCCACAGAGATATAATACGTTGCAATTGGTTACCACGGTCATTGAACTTTGCCATTGTTTATCGTTCGTGGGTACCTTCCTATTGATAACTCCCGTGTTTTTGGTAGTGTTGACATTGAACTCCAATTCTTAGACGGAACAATATGTTAACATCCCATATTATATAAGGATAAAGTTAAGATATTCTGTGTGTTTATTAAGTGTTAGAAATTTAGGATATATTCTTCTTTTATGAAAAAGAATTGTGTCAAAACTCCAGAAGGGCACTAGGGTTGTTAAAAAGCATTCATAACGGaacattaataataatactaataataatagacTCATGCACATAACTCATTATGACATACCGAAAAAGATAAAGTAACACTACAAGATATTTACTTATTTGTGAAAGTTTTTTAATGAAAGTTTTAAAAAACAcccataaaataatttatttatgacaATTTATCAAACTTCCATCCATAATTATCGACAAACTCTTACTGTTTAcgcataattaaaatttttatcccaAACAAAATGAACATACCCAAACAATAAGAATGGTGAAACTCCAACACCCTAAACAAAATTTTTTCGAGTCCAATGGAGGAGAAACACCGCGATGTCGCATCTCCAACTCCTTCCGCCACCGCCGACTCACCCGCATCTGAGCCTACATCAACGCATCACTTTTCTAGAGCTCTAAAGTGCAAGGCCAGCTCCTTCTCACTATGGCATGTCATATCCGCGCGGCCTTATTGCTACGTCGGCTTTCCCGACAGGTTTTGCCGCTTGTTCTGCTTTTTCTCCGATGGATGTGAAGTACTTGGAGCACGGTTTAGGCATGGACTCAATGCCGATGGCTGAAGAGATTtgagagaagagaaaaatagagagatttagagaaaagagagagctcTCCTCGTCGCTCCCACCACGGTTCATTGCCTCTCTAGATCTAGTCGCACCGCCCAAGCCTCTCAAGATGTTCTGTTACAACCTCCTCGACGAGAAGCAGAACAAGCTCGATTACATCCTCTCTCTCACCGTCGTGAACTTCCTCGAGTGCCGCCTCCATATTCTCGTCTTTAAGTCCGGCATAGCCAAGTCCATCCACCAGCGCCACATTAGGTCCTTTTACATCTTTCAACATTTTTTCCCAATTTAGGGTTTTTAAATTCCTAATTTTATATCACTCATGTTTCTTTTTTGTTGTGCTTACCGTAAAGTTTAGAATCTAACTTGCTAAACATTCAAGTAGCTCAAAATTATAGTCTAATCTCTTCATTGGTTTCTAGGCttttgataaatatttaattatgtatctTATTGTAGCTTAGTTCAAATTAATGTAGATGAAGGATGATTCCAAGAAGTGACATAAATTTTACTGTGAGAACCATTTTCACAGGTCACAGAGGAGGCTGATTGATCTGGAGGCTTTGGAGAAAGTCATACATGAAAGAATAGGTTTGTTACTTGCTTTGGACATCTAAATTAAAACAATGTACTTGTACTAAAGATGTTGAATTAGACATGCTTTGAACATCTCACTTGTTTATTCAGATTGAGAATTGCTAGTGAAAATTGAGaattactaatttatttaaaGTTAAATAATCTTTAGTTTGATTGATGTAATTTGTTCAATCAATAATAGTGGTTTATAGCTTTCAAATCTGTTCAGTTTCAATTTTAAATGGTTTGCAACAGTTTAGTTTGCTGCAATTTATATTCACTATTTCACTTGCCTTTTGCTAACATAGACtccattttaattttgattaccCTTGGATCTTCTGTGTTAAATATTCATGTTTTTCATCAGGATTTTGAGTTCAAAGAGTTCAACAAAGTTGTAAAGTACAATCCGCATGGCTATCACAATGTCGATAAGGAGGAAAGACCTATTTACATTAAAAGGCTTGGAAAAGTGGATCCAAACAAAATCATGCAAGCTACAACTCTTGACAGATATGTAAAGTATCATATACAAGATTTTGAGAAAGCTTTTGCGATAAAGTTTCCTGCTTACACAATTGCTGCTAAAAGGCACATAGATTCAAACACCACGATCTTAGATGTTCAAAGCATGGTATGTTGCTATTAATTATTACTCATTGGATTGCTCACAAATTTTTGGATAACACAAAAAAAACTTATGTTATATTGTCAATTTTTAAGGCCTTAAGAACTTTAACAAGACTGACCGAGAACTCATTATGCAATTACAGAAGATTGATAGTGACAATTATCCTGAAGTAAGTAATCTCAGATTTTAGTTCCCCTGAATTTTGTCATATTACTTATTTTCATTTGTtcaattactaaaaaaatttgaatcttGATAGATACTAGGACCTCAGGGATCAATGATTAATTTTCCCATTTTTTGATGATACAAACTCTTTGCCAAATGTTTATTATAAATGTTGGCCCTGGATTTAGACTTGCTTTGGAACACTattaaatccttccttgatcccaAAACAACTTCCAAGATTCATGTATGTAAAAATTATGTATTATAGCTGTCTAGATCTctttaaatgattatttagatATGCcctgattttcttttctttttcctttttatgaaTCTTCTTTCACTATGAATCTATTGATCAATAGCCCTCACTTAAGAGGTGCATACAGGATTGCAGGTACTTGTTACTTCCTTTCGCGAGCTTGAAGGGAATGTGTTTCATGATCCCAGGACTACTTAAGTGGCTACTGTTGATCATGTTAAACAAGTAAGCATCTTCTCTCATTACAAGATTAATATTTGAGGGAGTATTTTAATGAAGGTTTTTAAAACCTCCACAATACATTTTATTTATGACACTTTTAAAAACCTCcactcataattaattaaaactcaAAAGTTTGGAACAAAAACTCATTGTCTCTTTTCTCCGAAATGAGAGGCGCTGAGTTAGAGTGGCTATGAAACCCTAAGTTTTCTATCGCCATTCTCGCTGCCGTTCTCGCTGCCGTTTCAGCCGCCAGCGTCGTTACTACTGCCTTAGTCAACTTCCTTCTGTCAATTCAAAgccttcatgctttgctcattTATCTCTGCTATGCTCCTTATCCATCAAGCACTCTCAGGAATCGTCTTCTGACCTTGCTGTTCTTCTCAAAGTTGACGGGTGAGTCTTTTTCTTTAGCGTTGTTCTTATTTGTTTTCTTGTGACATTTGACTTTTGTTTAAGATgttctattattttatatgtttgtttACTTGAATTTCATTGCTGTGTTAGGGTTCTTATGGATGCATACCGAGTGGGTAATAGATTAGCATTCAATAAAGGTATGCAAAATTGAGCTTTGCATCGTGTATGTATAATGTATAAGGTGTAATTAATTATCAATGAAAAATTGAGCTTTGCATTGTGTATTATGCAAAATCGaaagtataattaattattattgtgaaaCTCTATGATGTGTAGCATTTGAGAAGCTTGGGCTTGACTGTGCAAACTGGACTGAACCTATTTATGCATATCTTTTAAGATTTGTGAATTGTGAGTGTGTTTGCGCTAGGTGCGCTTGTGTATAATGGATTTTGAATTAGATTGTTATCTTGCTTATTTAAGTGACTGAATTTGCATTTAGTTAAGACTCTTTGCTTTGTTAATTGATGGAAAAGCTTGATCTTGAGTGCTACAAGTCAATGTTTATGTACTTATGTTGCTTGTTAACCATGCTGCAAATTCTCTCTCAGAAAAAGTAGTCACTCAAACATCcgaatataaatatgcatgtttCAAATactcatctttaattttatgtCATTAGTAGGCATTCTGAACTTTCCTTCTTAAAACATAAATATGCatgtttcaaattttattttattttaattttttggaaaCCTCATTGATTTGTTGTATGATCCATGCAGTATGATAAGGAAGCTTTATTAAGATCAGATCTTGCTCTCAAGTCAAACAAGGCATAACCTGAGTTTTTCTACAAACAGCTAACAGCTAGTGATACGAGCACACATGGAGGTTTCTCTGTGCCTCTTGAAAGCATAATTATTATTTCAGGCAGTTGAATAAAATTTTCAGGTTTTGATCTTTTCTATGTTTTCATGTAGGATTATTCTATACAACCTCCTACACAAGAACTTGTGGCTAGGGATTTGCATGATAATGTTTGGATAATGTGCAGTCCTATATATAATCTAAAATAGAAAAGCTATTAGAAACTTGTtgaagatctttttatttattcattatggTCCTCACCTTAACTAGGGCAACCAAAGCACCACTTGCTTACAATTGGATGGAGTCTATTTGTTAGTGGAAAGAGGCTCTTTGCTGAAGACTCTACTTTATTTTTACGGTGATGGTAATAAAATGATCATTTTTGTGCTGTTTGGTGCTTGAGTGAAAGTTTTCAAAACTGTCTTGAAATATATTGAAAATCAATGTTTCAAAGCTTCAACTCACTTCAGCAAAAGACTTGCATTTTGAATATCTTTCCTGCTCTTTTAAATGTTCTGGCAGACATGAAAAGCAGCAGCTTCTTTTGAGCATCAAGCGAGCTAACAGGCAACCAGCCAACATATCATCCTCGATATTGTCAAGTTATAGTATGCAAATTGGGATTCTTGCGGCAGTTGCTCATGCTACTGCAAATAATAGTCCCTTTACCATATTTTACAATCCTAGGTGtgtatctttacttttctttatgCTAATTTATCAGTTCTTAGATGTTTGTTCAATTACAGAGGGATGGATCAACTAATTATTTAATGAACTCCTGTTCTCAATTATAAAGTCTTGAACTCAAAATCTTTCTTTCATTTGCAGGGCTAGTCCTTcagagtttgttattcttttagcCAAGTACTACAAGGTAGTGTTTCTATTCTCCTTTTCAGAGTTTGTGAGATGGAAAAATTCACAATGGCATAATTTGCAGGTATAATTTCTATTCTCCTTTTCTAATTCAACATTCTAAACTTTTTCAATCTATCAATTGATGGACCTGCACAAGTTGTAAATAGTGTTTACCGGCTCACATATGATTGGTCAGGTTAGTTGGGATGAGTCTACTACTGGGGATTGGATTTTTTAACTGAGGGAGCTAATTCCTTAGAAAATAGTGTTAGCATTTAATTGGCCACTCAAACATGGTAACCGTGTTAGAATTCTTTGATATAAAGTGTGTTCATTATAAGGTGTAATTAATAGTGtaactaaggagtggaaaaattGGATGATTTTATAGAAACAGGAAAAGTGAAATAAAGAGGGAAGGAATGAGGAAGAGAGTGAGTCACATGGGGTGGGGTAACAATAAAGACTTGAATGAAAATTTGTAcaaaattttaccttttttaagctttttatttattatgtgcttgacagttttatatttaattattctatattcATTTGGATATGATAAATATGCATCTTATCTAAAAATTTGCACAAAATAATGCAAATAGTTcctatttattttgttcttcatacTTTCAAAAACTAATTGAATGAAGAATTTTCTGCTGGATCTTTATTTCAATGTGAACTTGAGTTTCAATTTCTAGCACTTCTCTTGGCCATCCTTTCCCCGTATGAGGCCATGAGATTTAGGTAAGCAAATCCATCCTTTTGGGTTTTGATTTATCAAGCCATTGCCTCTTCTTCATAAAATGATTCAATGTTATTGTCTTTGTCAGGGACACAAAAGAAGGTGCTATCATTTCATTATTGATTGTAGTGTATTTGGCTTACCAGCATTTCTCAAGAACAAGTTTATAGAAATCACTTGATCAAGGTTCAATTGTTGCCACCATAGCTATTGTTTGTATCACTATTGTATCTTTGTTGCTTCTGATATGAGTTATTTTAGAATGATGTATACTTATAATATGGTGTACATAATAATGCATGGCAGTGATGATCATTGTGTAATATATCATATCTGAATTCTATACTTTTTTCACTAATTATTgctgattcaaataaaaaggttagCTTTGTTTTGTGATAGAAATTGGCATTCAGAGAATGATTTTATATATAGAGTTATGTCTTATATTGAGAAATTGtgttataaaagatttagtttttaaatttgatattaaaaaataaaattttaatttgagaatatg from Arachis hypogaea cultivar Tifrunner chromosome 10, arahy.Tifrunner.gnm2.J5K5, whole genome shotgun sequence includes:
- the LOC112717587 gene encoding uric acid degradation bifunctional protein TTL-like; this translates as MEERDLLECCGSIKFASKMASDPPFSSLQHTLDVAFDIWCNKINAHSWLIALNAHTNIYEKSPFSHAFYTSAPSSAMGSSIEEIYILSVQYLQRHGFLYFTISSDWDANVILMDLKTSVKTKPACEFEWPRRKQFIIEQYITKFFQKKGYVRSITESPEIQVAVKDFDLNKKPFWKEDLDPVAREKARRFCEIWYLGEYYV